The sequence TTTTCTGTGACTTTTTACTCTCATTCACAACCTCCTGGTCAGAGGTTTGAGGATTCTGGCAAAAAAAGGTCCACTTCTAAAGCATTCTTATATTGTGTTGTCACTAACTTCTTACAGGTTTAAGTGCTTCACATTTATATGCATTCAAGCCAAAGACTTTCAAATAGACATTTATCCATGCATACTTACACTGAAAGATATAAACTAGTTACCTTATGTGGCAAAACGCTCTTAGCagttgttttctcttttatggGAGATTTTTCCTTCCTGACTGATGTTTTGCTATCACTTCTGGCTTTCTTCTCTGGGCTGACAAAATCTTTTGCAGACCTTCCAATGGAGTTTTTGCGTTTCACACTTGtgaccttctttttctccttacctCCCATCTTTCCTACTAGAGGCATTCCAAATCACTTAAAAGTACCCTATGcacaaagaaatggaagaaaatccTTAGAGCAACATGAACAAATATGGTAAATGTACTTTTTTATATGACAATGGCATAGATTCCATTGGTTTTCCTTTTCTGAAGGATCCcagaaaatacacattttttatcaTGCACACAGTAGTCACCTATGACATAAATTCTAAAAGGCTAACCTTCTGCATCACCAATTAGATCCAACCTTTTCAAGGAGACACAATAATAGATCAAGAAGTCCCTCACATCAGTATATTTCATAACTACTTAACTGACATATGCTACATACTCaactaaaaaaatattctaaaaaaaggaACATGCATTATCTATCAACTCTTACTGTCAGGGAGTTTATAGGTAGAAAAGGCCATGAAGAAAGAGGTGTACTGATAGTGAGGGTCCAAACATATTATTAACCAGAAGCACTGGGGATGGCATGTGCCATAATTACAATGTTTTCACAAACAGTAATACACAAACTAATTGATATATCGCAGAAATTAGTTATGCACTTACTGCTGCAGTACTTTATACCACACTGCGTGACTCAGAAAAAATGGGTGGGGTAATGCATTCAAATGCATATTAAAGGTACACTATGCGAGTACACTTAGTTTTTTTCACTCTTAAGCAGTTAATGACATCATCTAGAATGAGAATATATAAATTTGGTTAATCTTTACGGTATGGAATCCTGAGGATAGAGTAAATTgcagatgatattcttgtagaggataGAAAGTTGCAATTAACCAGTACTAGAAATAATCTACGAACACAAATGGTAAcaacacaaataaaggaaaaggataattTAAAGCACTGATTGCAGCCTGAGCCAACTC comes from Penaeus monodon isolate SGIC_2016 chromosome 2, NSTDA_Pmon_1, whole genome shotgun sequence and encodes:
- the LOC119581921 gene encoding muscle M-line assembly protein unc-89-like (The sequence of the model RefSeq protein was modified relative to this genomic sequence to represent the inferred CDS: added 93 bases not found in genome assembly) → MPLVGKMGGKEKKKVTSVKRKNSIGRSAKDFVSPEKKARSDSKTSVRKEKSPIKEKTTAKSVLPHKNPQTSDQEVVNESKKSQKRAKVGKDSQASAVSEVMPAKKKNDPTKEPPKTDVASPDSVPLKDDLLRIYQKTKGRKKCKMLPCHNTYF